In Acidisarcina polymorpha, the DNA window GCACCCACTCGCTGTCCTGCTCATATGCCGCTTCTGGAACAAGCCCGATAAGTTCTCCGCGAACGACTTTGACCCGGTGCCGGCTGGCCTTCTGTTTAACTGCTGCGTAGACCTGGGCCACCGGCGTCGCGCGAAAGTCGGTAACGTTCATCGAGATCTGCGCCTGACCTTGAGCGACGACTCCCATTGCTTTGACGCCGCTGAGACCGCCTCCGGAAGCACGAATCTCGCGCGCGATGGCGCGGGCAGTCGCCACATCGCCGGTATTGAGATAAACGTTATAGGCGATCAGAAAGCGGCGAGCCCCCACTGCCGAGGCCCCTGCGGTGGGGTGTAGTTGTGGTCCACCAACATCCGGTCGCCGCGCCGCGTCGCGCTCGACGGCGTCGCGCAACCCCTCGAATTGACCGCGACGAACCTCTTCGAGAAGAGCACGGTCAGGACGAGCCGCGGCAGCCTCATAGAAGTAAACCGGCACACCATAGCGTCTCCAAATCTCAGTCCCAGCCTGCCTTGCCAAAAGCGCACACTGCTCCAGGGAAATCCCGGAAATCGGCACGAAGGGGACAACATCCGCGGCGCCGATGCGAGGATGTACCCCTTGCTGCGCAGAAAGATCGATCAATTCCGCTGCCTTGCCGACACCGCGCAGCGCGGCCTCGACGACGGCAGCGGGAGATCCGGCAATGGTCACGACAGAGCGGTTGTGGTCGGCGTCCCGCGACCAGTCCAACAGCGAGACCCCTTCCGTTCGCATTGCGGCGATGATGGCGCAAACCTTACGCTCGTCCAAGCCTTCGGAGAAATTCGGAACGCACTCGATCACCACCTGGGGTGAAGTGATGGAGCGAGTGTCTGCCGATTCAACCCCGGTTTGCCCCATGCTTATTTCCACCAGTTGTAGCCTAGCTCGAACTGAACGCTGGCATTCACGCCTGGGTTCCGGTCTCCAAGGCTGGCGCTCGAAATATGCACCGCATTCGCAGCGAAGGAGATTGAACGCTTTGGCTTCACGAAGTAGTTGAATCCTACGCCGAACTGGGGTGTGAAGTTGAACACGCTGGTCCCCCCCGACTCCCCGTGAGGAACGAGGTAGTCGGGCGGATATTTGTGATTGGTCCAGATAAGTCCACCCGCGCCTTGCACCCAAGGCGTGACCCGTCTGTGGTTGATCAAGTTCCAGCGGAGGATGATCGGCGTAATGCTCACCCCGGTAAAGGTGCCTCCACCAAAGGGGACCACGGCAGTATTACTCTGCCCATCGACGACATAGCCCACCGGCACCAGTGCCGGAGCCGGAGTGTACGACTGCCAGAGGGGAAAGAGTTCTCCAGCAAGTTCAAATTGCCCATGCAGAATGCCGGGAAGCGCTGGATTCGTGAGTACCTTGCCGAGATGAACCCCGGCGCTGAAGAACTTGAACGACGCCCGGTTACCCGTGCCAAATCCCCCTTGCACGACTGGTCCAACCTCCCAGGGAAGCCTGGATAGAACCGCTTCCGGAGCTTGATCCGGCGCAGCAGGGCCGCTTTGAGCCCGCGACTTGTATACGCTGCTGAACAACAATAGGAGCGCGCTCGCGCACGCCAAGGTTCGAAATCGTGTCATCGGGTCGTCTATTTCCTCTTAAAGAACTGCTATGAATTCGGATAATCAGGGTTGTTCTTCGCTCTTGCGAGCTTACAACGGTGTACCGGCTGGGCTTATAGGCAGGCATTCGAAAGAGAGGCCGGAATCGAAACATTGCTGTCTGAAACTCTTCAAAGCGTCGCCCATCTGCGAAGAAAGACTTCGAGCCACTGCGGGGCAGGTTCGTACTTTCCTTTCCTATATTACTTAAATCGCGCCCCGCCTTCCTGTCTGCTGGCTCTTGCAGATCTCGACCGCAGACACCGAATCGGCGTCAACGCTCCAACTCTCGCTTGTAGAAGGAATGCGCTTCGGGTAGGACTCGCAGCAGAATTGCGAAGGCCGCCACTGGGGCGGCCTTCGCGGATTGAGAGCAGAACCGAGCCTAACGAGCGACCGCTTCCATGTCGTTCGCGTCCATGTCGAAGTTTGAATAAACATGCTGGACGTCGTCCAGGTCTTCCAGTGTCTCCAGCAGGCGAATCATCTGGTTCGCCTGGGAGCCTTCGAGCTTCGTGTAGGTCGAAGCAAGCATGGTTATCTCCGCGATCTCGGTTTCGATGCCGGCCTTCTTGATCGCATCTCGGACCGCCTCAAACGCCCCCGGTTCGGTGATAATCTCCCAGCTTTCGCCTTCGTCGCTTAGGTCATCCCCTCCGGCTTCGAGCACAATGCCCATCAGCTTGTCTTCGTCGGCAGCAGACTTCGGAACCGAGATCAGCCCCTTCTTCGAGAACATGAAGCGCACCGAATTCGACTCGCCCAGGTTGCCGCCATTCTTTGAGAAGGCATGGCGAATTTCGCTCACCGCGCGATTGCGGTTGTCAGTGAGGACTTCGGCGATCAGCGCGACGCCGCCGGGGCCATAGCCCTCAAAGGTGATCTCCTCGTAGGAGAGGCCAGGGAGCTCGCCGGTGCCACGCTGAATCGCACGCTTGATATTGTCGCCGGGCATATTCTCGGCCTTGGCGGCGAGGATCGCCGTGCGCAGGCGAGGATTGCCGTCAGGGTCGCCTCCCGCCTTGGCGGCGATGGTGATTTCTTTAATCAGTTGGGTGAATATCTTGCCGCGCTTGGCGTCTGCCGCGCCCTTTTTATGCTTGATTGTTGCCCATTTTGAATGGCCGGACATGGAGACCTCTGAAGCCTTTCCCGGAACTGCCGGGAGCGATGTAGGCGGGATTCTGGCGGGCGGGAATTGCAGTCCACCACCCTCCGCAGCCTCTAAGTGTAACACGGTGAACGCAAGGGCCCACCCCGGCAAGAGGAGCACGCCTGCCGCACTAACAAGAGCAGCCAAGCAGTTCTGATTGCGGGCAGGCTAAAGGTCGACAAGCCAAGGCGGATTGCCTTGGCTTGTCTGGTTTGGAGTTCGGCACTTGTTAGGGAAATTGCTGCCGGCTCTATGGGATTTTGCGGCTACTGCACTTCTTGGGTAAGCGTCGCCGCGCTGGCTGCATCGGTGGCGCTGCCGGTGTAGATTGCCGCAATGGCATTGCGGCCAGGTATCAGCTCTGAGGTGGAGAAGGCTGCCACTCCATTGACCAACGGTGCGCTACCAAGAACGACGCTGCCTTTCTTAAAAGTGACCGTTCCTGTAGGAGCGGACCCGGAAGCGGCAGTGACGGTCGCGGTGAACTTCACCGGGTTTCCGGCCGTCGAGGGGTTTATCGAGGATTTGAGCGAAGTTTTAGTCTTGATCGCGCCAGGCTTGATCGTATAGGTGGCTGTGGCTACTGCGCTGTTCGTATCTCCACTGGCAGCGGCGATGGCTTTGACCGTGGTGGTGGCGGAAATGTGGATCGGTTCGGTGTACTTCGTAGAAGCAATGCTCGGCGTTATGCCGTTGGTCGTGTAATAAATTGTCGCACCTGGAGTCAACGTCACAATCTCGATCGTCTCTCCGGTTGGATATGTCCCTCCTAATTTTGGAAAGATCGGTGTCGCTACCCGGCCCCCGGTAATCGTCTCCGTGAATGTACCGATACTGGAAGAGTACGCGGCCGGGTCTCCTAGATAGCCGGCGACGACATTGTGGGCACCCGATGAGAGAGCGCTGGTTGAAAAAACAGCCTCTCCATTGCCGTCTAAGTCGGAATGTCCGACGACAGCTCCATCAATCTTCCAGCTGATTTCGCCGGTCGGGATTCCACTCCCGCTCACAGGCACCACATGAGCAGTGAACGTGACCTCATTGCCTAAAGCTTCCTGGTTCGCGCTCGAGCTTATCTTGGTTTCGGTCAGGCCATTGAACGCCAACTTCGTAACAACGGCTACTGCGTGACCGGGGGAGGGATCAGCCTGCTGGAAAGCTCCTCCCGTCGTGGGGTAGTCACTCGCCCAGGTACTTCCCCCCAAATAGGCGTTCCCGAGGGTGTCTGCAGCGACGCTTCCAAAGTAGCCTGGTCGAATGCCATTTGCTCCGTTAAAGTACGTCGAAAAGAGGAGAGCAGAGCCATCGCTGTTCAGCTTGGTGAAAAAAGGGAATCCGTCTCCCTCGGGGTTGGCGCCCACCTCTGTTTTCTGGAATGCGTCGCTCGTCACCGGGAAGTTGGCCGAGCATGCGTTACCGACAATGTAGGCATTTCCTGCGGTGTCAACGGCGATTTGCAGGACTCCGTCTCCCGGACAAGAATAGCGCTTGTCCGCGTCGGGTTGTCCAGAACCGCCCAAGTATGTTGAGTACACCAAAGATGAGCCTGAAGGATTGAGCTTGGTGATGAACGCATTGCCCCCGAGATTTGCAAGCGCGTTGTTGACTTTCTGATAGGCGTTGCTCGTAACGGGGAAGTTAGCGCTATTAGTCAGACCAGCGACGTAGGCGTTTCCCTCGGCGTCGACCGCAAGACCGCCAAGTAATTCAAAAGCGGAGTCGCCCCCTAGATACGTGGAATAGGCCAGAGTTGCTCCGCCAGGATTCAACTTGGTTATGAACACGCCTCCATCTGGCAACGACTTCTGAAAAGCGTTCGCAGTCACCGGATAGTTTGGACCGGCAAATCCGGCCACGTAAGCCGATCCCGCATTGTCGACGGCAAATTCTTGAGGGTTGGTCCGGTCGGGGCCCAGGTAGGTCGAAAAAGCAAGGCCAGTGCCAGCAGCATTCAGCTCGGTGACGAACCCATCAGAGCAAAAGTCGTCCCCTGCAGTGCACTGCAGGGTTTTCTGATATGCATTGTGCGTGACCGGAAAGTCGCTCGAAAAGGCCTCGCCAGTCACATAGGCGTGGCCCAAGGGGTCAACCGCGAGACCCAGAATGTCATCCGGGGTCGCGTACCCAACTTCCCCAAGACCGCTCCCCCCAAGATAGGTCGAGTAGATCAACCCGGAGCCGGCTGCGTTCAGTTTGGTGACAAACCCACTTTGGCAGGGGGTACTGGCGGTTTTACAAGTCGGCTGGAAAGCACCAGGAGTAACTGGAAAAGGAATTCCTCCCGAATCGGCAATCCCTGAGAGGTAGATATTGTCCGCGCCATCGACAACCGCGTAAAAAATATCCGCACCCCCCAGAAAGGTTGAAAATAGCAACGCTGTGCCAGCCGGATTCAGCTTGCTCACAAATGCGATGCTGTGTGAGTAAACAGTTTGAAACGCTCCGCCGGTGAGCGGGAAGTCTGCCGAATATGCAAATCCTACGAAATAAGCAGAATTGTTCGAACCGATAGCTACTTGGTATCCATCAGAGCCGCCGCTTCCGCCGAGGTAAGTCGAATACGCCAAAACCGGATCGACCACCAACTCCCGGCTATGGTCGTAGCCGCCTAGCCGGAAGCCAACAGTATTGTTCGCCAGCAACTGGAAGCTGCCTTCAACCGGCTGACGCTGTCCATCTTTCACCTGATAAACGACCGGTTTGTGGAAGGCGATCTCGCCGTCCTTGGCGATGATCTCCAGGTCGCCGCCGTCATTCAGCTTCAGCTTGCTGGCTCCGGCGAAGTGCAGCCGTGCCTGCTTTGGATCGGCATTCGGTGAGACGACGAAGTCATACTCCAACTGCCGCTGGTTGCCGTAGTAGACCAGGTCGATGCCCGGATAGACGTTGCGGTATTTTACCTTCGCGTAAGTGGGTACATCCGTATCCCACTTCGCTGAATCGCTTCCAATAAAGTAGTTGGCCTTGCCGGGCAGCGGGTCAGCCCCGCTCACCTGGATGTCCCGTGCGGCGCCGGCAAGTTCCATGCGCACCACATCAGTTTTGACTTTGGCATCCGTCTTCATCGAAGGCTTGGCGCCCATCGCGGCGGCTTTCGGCTGCGACGGACGGCCCTTGGTCAATGCCAGTACCGCGGCGTCGCCGGTGAGAAAGAGGGAATAGCCCTGACCGCGGGAAAGGAACTTTACTTGTGGATCGCTCTGACCCTGGTTGGCTTCAAAGCTAAGCGGCAACTTGCCGTAGCTGGCCTCGATTGCGGGCGATGCGGCTTTCACCTGAGAGACAAGGTTGGAGGTGGCGTGGCTCTGGCTTTCGGTTACCGATGAGGTGTGGGCGTCTTGACCGTAGATGCTGATTGGACTTACGGCCAGCAGAGAGAACATGATGGGCAAAAATGTCTTCATTGTTGCTCCTCGGGGGATCAGGCTGCAGGGCAATGTGCTTTGAGATTGCTGCTGACGGTTACTTTCGTGGGAGGTTGGGCAAGGAGTCGCTCGCGAGCGCGGCGCATTGCCTCGGAAAAGCGATACAATCCTGGGCGAATTTCACAGCAAAGTCAACGGAATATCTAAAGAGGCGGGGGTTTTGCCGGGGTTGAAGGAAAGATTAATCGCTTTAAGGTTGCTGGACTTTGTTCACGGG includes these proteins:
- the ftcD gene encoding glutamate formimidoyltransferase produces the protein MGQTGVESADTRSITSPQVVIECVPNFSEGLDERKVCAIIAAMRTEGVSLLDWSRDADHNRSVVTIAGSPAAVVEAALRGVGKAAELIDLSAQQGVHPRIGAADVVPFVPISGISLEQCALLARQAGTEIWRRYGVPVYFYEAAAARPDRALLEEVRRGQFEGLRDAVERDAARRPDVGGPQLHPTAGASAVGARRFLIAYNVYLNTGDVATARAIAREIRASGGGLSGVKAMGVVAQGQAQISMNVTDFRATPVAQVYAAVKQKASRHRVKVVRGELIGLVPEAAYEQDSEWVRQLVEFDPEEKILERKLQHPLEWPKAL
- a CDS encoding acyloxyacyl hydrolase, with product MTRFRTLACASALLLLFSSVYKSRAQSGPAAPDQAPEAVLSRLPWEVGPVVQGGFGTGNRASFKFFSAGVHLGKVLTNPALPGILHGQFELAGELFPLWQSYTPAPALVPVGYVVDGQSNTAVVPFGGGTFTGVSITPIILRWNLINHRRVTPWVQGAGGLIWTNHKYPPDYLVPHGESGGTSVFNFTPQFGVGFNYFVKPKRSISFAANAVHISSASLGDRNPGVNASVQFELGYNWWK
- a CDS encoding YebC/PmpR family DNA-binding transcriptional regulator; translation: MSGHSKWATIKHKKGAADAKRGKIFTQLIKEITIAAKAGGDPDGNPRLRTAILAAKAENMPGDNIKRAIQRGTGELPGLSYEEITFEGYGPGGVALIAEVLTDNRNRAVSEIRHAFSKNGGNLGESNSVRFMFSKKGLISVPKSAADEDKLMGIVLEAGGDDLSDEGESWEIITEPGAFEAVRDAIKKAGIETEIAEITMLASTYTKLEGSQANQMIRLLETLEDLDDVQHVYSNFDMDANDMEAVAR
- a CDS encoding Ig-like domain repeat protein, producing MKTFLPIMFSLLAVSPISIYGQDAHTSSVTESQSHATSNLVSQVKAASPAIEASYGKLPLSFEANQGQSDPQVKFLSRGQGYSLFLTGDAAVLALTKGRPSQPKAAAMGAKPSMKTDAKVKTDVVRMELAGAARDIQVSGADPLPGKANYFIGSDSAKWDTDVPTYAKVKYRNVYPGIDLVYYGNQRQLEYDFVVSPNADPKQARLHFAGASKLKLNDGGDLEIIAKDGEIAFHKPVVYQVKDGQRQPVEGSFQLLANNTVGFRLGGYDHSRELVVDPVLAYSTYLGGSGGSDGYQVAIGSNNSAYFVGFAYSADFPLTGGAFQTVYSHSIAFVSKLNPAGTALLFSTFLGGADIFYAVVDGADNIYLSGIADSGGIPFPVTPGAFQPTCKTASTPCQSGFVTKLNAAGSGLIYSTYLGGSGLGEVGYATPDDILGLAVDPLGHAYVTGEAFSSDFPVTHNAYQKTLQCTAGDDFCSDGFVTELNAAGTGLAFSTYLGPDRTNPQEFAVDNAGSAYVAGFAGPNYPVTANAFQKSLPDGGVFITKLNPGGATLAYSTYLGGDSAFELLGGLAVDAEGNAYVAGLTNSANFPVTSNAYQKVNNALANLGGNAFITKLNPSGSSLVYSTYLGGSGQPDADKRYSCPGDGVLQIAVDTAGNAYIVGNACSANFPVTSDAFQKTEVGANPEGDGFPFFTKLNSDGSALLFSTYFNGANGIRPGYFGSVAADTLGNAYLGGSTWASDYPTTGGAFQQADPSPGHAVAVVTKLAFNGLTETKISSSANQEALGNEVTFTAHVVPVSGSGIPTGEISWKIDGAVVGHSDLDGNGEAVFSTSALSSGAHNVVAGYLGDPAAYSSSIGTFTETITGGRVATPIFPKLGGTYPTGETIEIVTLTPGATIYYTTNGITPSIASTKYTEPIHISATTTVKAIAAASGDTNSAVATATYTIKPGAIKTKTSLKSSINPSTAGNPVKFTATVTAASGSAPTGTVTFKKGSVVLGSAPLVNGVAAFSTSELIPGRNAIAAIYTGSATDAASAATLTQEVQ